One window of Nocardia nova SH22a genomic DNA carries:
- a CDS encoding class I SAM-dependent methyltransferase encodes MNRRTPSQWEELTAADPSHSEWYVQRFRTMAAEGADIVGEARLVDAMLERGSRVLDAGCGPGRVGGYLHRAGHSVVGVDVDPVLIAAAEQDYPGPTWLVGDLAELDLPGRGIAADFDVIVCAGNVMTFLAPSTRAAVLAGFARHLAPSGRVITGFGADRGYEFSQFLADAEQAGLVVDLRLSTWDLRPFTDGSDFLVAVFSRR; translated from the coding sequence ATGAATCGACGGACACCCAGCCAGTGGGAAGAACTCACCGCGGCCGATCCCTCCCATTCGGAGTGGTACGTGCAGCGGTTCCGGACGATGGCCGCCGAGGGCGCCGACATCGTCGGGGAGGCCCGGCTGGTCGACGCGATGCTCGAGCGCGGCAGCCGGGTGCTCGACGCGGGCTGTGGTCCGGGCCGGGTCGGCGGATACCTGCATCGCGCCGGGCACAGCGTGGTCGGCGTCGATGTCGATCCGGTGCTGATCGCCGCGGCCGAACAGGACTATCCGGGCCCGACCTGGCTGGTCGGCGATCTCGCCGAACTGGATCTGCCGGGCCGCGGGATCGCCGCGGACTTCGACGTCATCGTGTGCGCGGGAAATGTGATGACCTTCCTGGCGCCTTCGACGCGGGCGGCGGTACTGGCCGGATTCGCCCGTCATCTGGCTCCCTCCGGCCGGGTGATCACGGGTTTCGGCGCCGATCGCGGTTACGAGTTCTCACAGTTCCTCGCCGATGCCGAACAGGCCGGACTCGTCGTCGATCTGCGCCTGTCGACCTGGGACCTGCGCCCGTTCACCGACGGATCCGATTTCCTGGTCGCCGTGTTCTCACGCCGCTGA
- a CDS encoding acetate uptake transporter: MTTGQNPAAAGLAVADPGPLGLAAFAATTFMLSVINTNMVGGSMGAAVLGLALFYGGAAQLLAGMWEFVKGNTFGAVAFTSFGAFWLSYWYLADHVLPRLEGSASDIGHAVGLYLLTWTIFTAFMTVAAARVSVAVLSVFIVLTVTFLALCVGELAAAQTATRIGGWLGIVTALLAWYAAFAAVVNATYRRTVLPTFPTAPAAR, encoded by the coding sequence ATGACAACGGGGCAGAATCCGGCGGCGGCCGGTCTCGCGGTGGCGGATCCGGGCCCGCTCGGACTCGCGGCGTTCGCCGCCACGACCTTCATGCTGTCGGTGATCAACACGAATATGGTCGGCGGGAGCATGGGCGCGGCCGTACTGGGACTCGCGTTGTTCTACGGGGGCGCGGCCCAGTTGCTCGCCGGTATGTGGGAGTTCGTGAAGGGCAACACCTTCGGTGCGGTGGCCTTCACCTCCTTCGGAGCGTTCTGGCTGTCGTACTGGTATCTGGCCGACCACGTGCTGCCCCGGCTCGAGGGCTCCGCGTCCGATATCGGCCATGCGGTCGGCTTGTATCTGCTGACCTGGACCATTTTCACCGCCTTCATGACGGTGGCGGCGGCGCGGGTGTCGGTGGCCGTGCTGAGTGTCTTCATCGTCCTGACCGTGACGTTTCTCGCCTTGTGCGTCGGTGAGCTGGCCGCGGCGCAGACCGCGACCAGGATCGGCGGCTGGCTGGGGATCGTCACCGCACTGCTGGCCTGGTACGCCGCGTTCGCGGCCGTCGTGAACGCCACCTATCGCAGGACCGTATTGCCCACCTTCCCCACGGCTCCGGCCGCGCGCTGA
- a CDS encoding acyl-CoA dehydrogenase family protein, with amino-acid sequence MTVRVLDRISDLADELRERSWEAERLGRLPDATVAHMRAAGSIRLLQPAAWGGLEVRPREFAETVMATAALDPAAGWVNGVVGVHPYQLAYADPAVAEEIWGADTDTWVASPYAPQGVATPVEGGYMFSGRWQFSSGTDACDWIILGAMRAGADGKPVTPPSVLHMILPRSDYTIVEDSWNVVGLRGTGSKDIIVDNAFVPAHRVMDSRKVMDGSAQREAGMTDPLYLMPWSSMFPLGITAAVIGIAEGALAAHLDYQRERVTAAGVAIKDDPYVMHALGEAAADINAARQELLANIDHIYAIVESGREVGFEDRAAGRRTQIRSAWRAVTAVDQIFARSGGNALRMDKPLQRYWRDAHAGLSHAIHVPGATYHAAALSSLGVEPQGALRALI; translated from the coding sequence ATGACCGTGCGTGTACTGGACAGGATCAGCGATCTCGCCGACGAACTGCGTGAGCGGTCGTGGGAGGCCGAGCGGCTCGGCCGCCTGCCCGATGCGACGGTGGCGCACATGCGGGCGGCCGGGTCCATCCGGTTGCTGCAACCGGCCGCGTGGGGCGGTCTGGAGGTGCGGCCCCGTGAGTTCGCCGAGACCGTGATGGCCACCGCCGCACTGGATCCCGCGGCGGGCTGGGTCAACGGCGTGGTCGGCGTGCATCCCTATCAGCTGGCCTACGCCGATCCCGCTGTGGCCGAGGAGATCTGGGGCGCCGACACCGACACCTGGGTGGCCTCGCCCTACGCGCCGCAGGGCGTGGCGACGCCGGTCGAGGGCGGCTACATGTTCAGTGGCCGTTGGCAATTCAGCTCCGGCACCGATGCGTGCGACTGGATCATCCTGGGCGCCATGCGCGCCGGTGCGGACGGGAAACCGGTGACACCGCCGTCGGTGCTGCACATGATCCTGCCGCGCAGCGACTACACGATCGTCGAGGATTCGTGGAATGTGGTGGGGCTGCGCGGTACCGGCTCGAAGGACATCATCGTCGATAACGCCTTCGTCCCCGCCCATCGCGTCATGGACAGCCGGAAGGTGATGGACGGCAGCGCACAGCGCGAGGCCGGAATGACCGATCCGCTGTATCTGATGCCGTGGTCGTCGATGTTCCCGCTCGGTATCACCGCCGCGGTGATCGGCATCGCCGAGGGCGCGCTGGCGGCGCATCTGGACTATCAGCGCGAGCGGGTCACCGCCGCCGGTGTCGCGATCAAGGACGACCCGTACGTCATGCACGCCCTGGGAGAGGCGGCCGCCGACATCAACGCCGCCCGCCAGGAACTGCTGGCCAATATCGACCACATCTACGCCATCGTCGAATCCGGCCGCGAGGTCGGCTTCGAGGACCGTGCCGCGGGGCGCCGCACCCAGATCCGTTCGGCCTGGCGCGCGGTCACCGCCGTCGACCAGATCTTCGCCCGCTCGGGCGGCAACGCCCTGCGCATGGACAAACCGCTGCAACGGTATTGGCGCGACGCCCACGCCGGACTCTCCCACGCCATCCACGTGCCGGGGGCGACGTATCACGCGGCGGCGCTGAGCTCGCTGGGCGTGGAGCCGCAAGGCGCGCTGCGTGCGCTGATCTGA
- a CDS encoding lipid-transfer protein, which yields MPDSNSRDIAVLGAGMHQWGKWGRNFVEYGLVAARAALADAGVDHRDVGYIAGADTIRNGYPGFVSGATFAQALGWSGARISSSYAACASGAQAIANARAQILAGLTDVALVIGADAAPKGFFQPVGGERRDDPDWLRFHLLGATNPIYFALYARRRMALHGATLDDFAAVKVKNARHGLNNPYARYRKEVSAEEVAASAVVSDPLRLLDICATSDGGAALVLTSMEYARRHGIADPVRIRGLSTVTPTFPKTVIDLPDFATDSAVAVEAPPHTFRAAIAQAAYEEAGLGPSELSFAEVYDLSTALELDWYEDIGLCEVGGAEELLRSGATTLGGRVPVNPSGGLACFGEAIPAQAIAQICEITWQLRGQADGRQVEGARAGIAVNQGLFGHGSAIIATR from the coding sequence ATGCCTGACAGCAACTCTCGCGACATCGCCGTCCTCGGTGCGGGTATGCATCAGTGGGGCAAATGGGGTCGCAACTTCGTGGAATACGGACTGGTCGCGGCGCGGGCGGCACTGGCCGACGCCGGGGTGGACCACCGCGATGTCGGCTACATCGCCGGTGCGGACACCATCCGCAACGGTTATCCCGGATTCGTGTCCGGTGCGACCTTCGCCCAGGCGCTGGGCTGGTCGGGCGCGCGGATCTCGAGCAGCTACGCCGCCTGCGCCTCCGGCGCCCAGGCCATCGCGAACGCGCGCGCCCAGATTCTGGCCGGGCTCACCGATGTGGCGCTGGTGATCGGCGCCGACGCCGCGCCGAAGGGTTTCTTCCAGCCGGTCGGCGGTGAACGCCGCGATGATCCGGACTGGTTGCGCTTCCATCTGCTCGGCGCCACCAACCCCATCTACTTCGCGCTGTACGCGCGGCGCCGGATGGCCCTGCACGGCGCGACGCTGGACGATTTCGCCGCCGTCAAGGTGAAGAACGCCCGCCACGGGCTGAACAACCCGTACGCGCGGTATCGCAAGGAGGTGTCGGCCGAGGAGGTCGCGGCCTCGGCGGTCGTCTCGGATCCGTTGCGGCTGCTCGACATCTGCGCTACCAGTGACGGCGGCGCCGCGCTGGTGCTCACGTCGATGGAGTACGCCCGCCGCCACGGCATCGCCGATCCGGTGCGCATCCGAGGGCTGTCGACGGTGACGCCGACCTTCCCGAAGACCGTCATCGACCTGCCGGACTTCGCGACCGATTCGGCCGTGGCCGTCGAGGCGCCGCCGCACACCTTCCGCGCCGCGATCGCGCAGGCCGCCTACGAGGAGGCCGGACTCGGGCCGTCGGAGCTGTCCTTCGCCGAGGTCTACGACCTGTCCACCGCCCTGGAGCTGGACTGGTACGAGGATATCGGGCTCTGTGAGGTCGGTGGCGCCGAGGAGCTGTTGCGCAGTGGCGCGACGACTCTGGGCGGCCGGGTGCCGGTGAATCCGAGCGGCGGGCTGGCCTGCTTCGGTGAGGCCATTCCGGCGCAGGCCATCGCGCAGATCTGCGAGATCACCTGGCAGTTGCGCGGTCAGGCCGACGGCCGCCAGGTGGAGGGCGCCCGTGCGGGGATCGCGGTGAATCAGGGTCTGTTCGGGCACGGTTCGGCGATCATCGCCACCCGCTGA
- a CDS encoding TetR/AcrR family transcriptional regulator gives MDGTWAQARQRRRRVIMAAASGLFAACGYRAASMDEIACRSGISKPVLYKSFSSKLELYLAVLHEAVQVLEETLTAALAPADSMRSIVTATVTAVFDFADIHLRSAVLLAGAAAVDEPSAQRLAHRAATLCTDAVSRALAPYPLPEGERGWLMTAELVAIAQSCAKDWVATGKHLPKHEAVATTAGLCWTGLAGVRLAEQAAADRLPVSDARA, from the coding sequence GTGGACGGGACTTGGGCGCAAGCCAGACAGCGGCGTCGGCGCGTGATCATGGCGGCGGCGTCCGGATTGTTCGCGGCATGCGGTTACCGGGCGGCGAGTATGGACGAGATCGCGTGCCGGTCCGGGATCAGCAAACCGGTGCTGTACAAATCGTTTTCGAGCAAGCTGGAGCTCTATCTCGCGGTACTGCACGAGGCGGTGCAGGTGCTGGAGGAGACGCTGACCGCCGCGCTGGCGCCCGCGGACAGCATGCGATCGATCGTGACGGCGACGGTGACCGCGGTCTTCGACTTCGCCGACATCCACCTGCGCAGCGCCGTGCTGCTGGCCGGTGCGGCCGCGGTCGACGAGCCCTCGGCGCAGCGGCTGGCGCACCGGGCCGCGACATTGTGCACCGACGCGGTCTCGCGGGCGCTGGCGCCGTATCCGCTGCCCGAGGGAGAGCGCGGGTGGTTGATGACGGCGGAGCTGGTCGCGATCGCCCAGTCCTGTGCGAAGGACTGGGTCGCCACCGGTAAGCATCTGCCCAAACACGAGGCCGTCGCCACGACGGCCGGACTGTGCTGGACCGGCCTGGCCGGGGTGCGGCTCGCCGAGCAGGCGGCCGCCGACCGGCTGCCGGTCTCCGACGCACGCGCGTAG
- a CDS encoding SulP family inorganic anion transporter, which produces MATRWVVFESLAGYRPQWLRADVVAGLTVWAVLVPEALAYASIAGVPPVVGLYAAIPSLILYALAGSSRHLVVGPMSATAALSAAIVTPMAGADSGRYLALSTALAIATGLAGLLAGLIRLGFVAAFISEPVLKGFIVGLALTIIIGQVPKLLGVHKRDGDFFEQAWGVLTRLGDAQWRTTVLGLLSLAIVLGLKRWLPLIPGSLLAVLLGIGAVGVFDLDDKGVAIVGHIDSGLPALGWPGGVGFGDFLDLLGPAIGVLLIGFAEGLGAAKTYAAKAGYQIDVNRELFGLGAANLGSGLASGMVVNGSLSKTAVNGSAGAKTQASGLVVAALTVLTLLFLTGLFENLPEATLAGVVIAAVIELVDFASLRRLYGVWTRRLGGIYGKAARADFVAAVAAMFGVLLFDTLPGLLIGIGISMLLLVYRTSRPHVARVVHTGTLWVDAARHPDLPSRSDLLVVRVESGLFFANADYIRERIEQLCTDRTRLVVLDAETSPSIDVTAAAMLADLHRDLGRRRIDFRIARSIGQFGDALTAADSDTAPGLYPTVTAAVSDLPPAADAPSGE; this is translated from the coding sequence GTGGCGACACGGTGGGTGGTGTTCGAATCCCTGGCGGGATACCGGCCGCAGTGGTTGCGCGCGGACGTCGTCGCGGGCCTGACCGTGTGGGCGGTTCTGGTCCCGGAGGCCCTTGCCTACGCCTCGATCGCCGGAGTGCCGCCGGTGGTCGGCCTCTACGCCGCGATTCCCTCGCTGATCCTGTACGCGCTGGCCGGTAGTTCCCGGCATCTGGTGGTGGGGCCGATGTCGGCGACCGCGGCCCTGTCGGCGGCGATCGTGACGCCGATGGCCGGTGCGGACAGCGGCAGATATCTGGCCCTGTCGACGGCGCTGGCGATCGCCACCGGACTGGCCGGACTGCTGGCCGGGCTGATCCGCCTGGGCTTCGTCGCGGCATTCATCTCCGAACCGGTGCTGAAGGGGTTCATCGTCGGCTTGGCGCTGACCATCATCATCGGGCAGGTGCCGAAGCTGCTCGGCGTGCACAAGCGCGACGGGGACTTCTTCGAACAGGCGTGGGGTGTGCTGACCCGCCTCGGCGACGCGCAGTGGCGCACGACCGTGCTCGGCCTGCTGAGTCTCGCGATCGTGCTCGGCCTGAAACGCTGGCTGCCGTTGATTCCCGGCTCGCTGCTGGCCGTGCTGCTCGGCATCGGCGCGGTGGGCGTCTTCGATCTCGACGACAAGGGCGTCGCCATCGTCGGTCACATCGACTCCGGTCTGCCCGCGCTGGGCTGGCCCGGCGGCGTCGGATTCGGTGACTTCCTCGACCTGCTCGGGCCCGCGATCGGGGTGTTGCTGATCGGGTTCGCCGAGGGGCTGGGCGCCGCGAAAACCTATGCGGCCAAGGCGGGTTACCAGATCGATGTCAATCGCGAACTGTTCGGATTGGGCGCGGCGAATCTCGGATCCGGGCTGGCCTCGGGCATGGTCGTCAACGGCAGTCTGTCCAAGACCGCGGTCAACGGTTCGGCGGGTGCGAAGACCCAGGCCAGCGGGCTGGTGGTCGCGGCACTGACCGTGCTGACGCTGCTGTTCCTCACCGGTCTGTTCGAGAACCTGCCCGAGGCGACCCTGGCCGGCGTGGTCATCGCCGCGGTGATCGAGCTGGTCGACTTCGCCTCGCTGCGGCGGCTGTACGGGGTCTGGACGCGGCGTCTGGGCGGGATCTACGGGAAGGCCGCGCGGGCGGACTTCGTGGCCGCCGTGGCGGCGATGTTCGGCGTCCTGCTGTTCGACACTCTGCCGGGCCTGCTGATCGGCATCGGCATCTCGATGCTGCTGCTGGTGTACCGGACCTCGCGGCCGCATGTGGCGCGGGTGGTGCACACCGGCACGCTGTGGGTGGACGCCGCCCGGCATCCGGATCTCCCGTCGCGGTCCGATCTGCTGGTCGTCCGGGTGGAATCGGGGCTGTTCTTCGCCAACGCCGACTACATCCGCGAGCGGATCGAGCAGCTGTGCACCGATCGCACGCGACTGGTGGTCCTCGACGCCGAGACCTCCCCGAGTATCGATGTGACCGCGGCGGCGATGCTCGCCGATCTCCATCGCGATCTGGGCCGCCGCCGCATCGATTTCCGGATCGCCCGCTCGATCGGGCAGTTCGGTGACGCACTCACCGCCGCCGATTCCGATACCGCGCCGGGCCTGTATCCGACTGTGACAGCGGCGGTCTCGGATCTGCCCCCGGCCGCGGACGCGCCCAGCGGCGAGTGA
- a CDS encoding OB-fold domain-containing protein: protein MADWFTADDGTVRLLGSRCDVCRTPYFPRNSLACRNPQCSSKKDGSELSEYRFSTRGRIWSYADARYKPPAPYVSSDPFEPYVVAAVELEVEQMVILGQVVRGLTVDDLAVGMPVELTVGVLYEDEEAEHTVWMWRPVDA from the coding sequence GTGGCAGATTGGTTCACTGCGGACGACGGCACGGTACGTCTCCTGGGAAGCCGGTGCGATGTGTGCCGCACGCCGTACTTCCCCCGGAACAGCCTCGCATGCCGTAATCCGCAGTGCTCGAGCAAGAAGGACGGCTCCGAACTGTCCGAGTACCGCTTCTCCACCCGCGGCCGGATCTGGTCCTACGCCGATGCCCGGTACAAGCCGCCCGCTCCCTACGTCTCATCCGATCCGTTCGAGCCCTACGTCGTCGCGGCGGTGGAGCTCGAGGTGGAGCAGATGGTGATTCTCGGGCAGGTCGTGCGCGGTCTGACCGTGGACGATCTGGCCGTCGGCATGCCGGTCGAGCTGACCGTCGGCGTGTTGTACGAGGACGAGGAAGCGGAGCACACCGTGTGGATGTGGAGGCCGGTCGATGCCTGA
- a CDS encoding LytR/AlgR family response regulator transcription factor — translation MTGATVAALRVLIVDDEAPAREELAYLLARDAHVGAVCAAADAADALRLLAQTPFDVIVCDIAMPGLSGLELARVTTHFAHRPKIVFVTAHDEHAVAAFDLAAVDYVLKPVRAERLAEAIRRAVGSGGPAPDDEETVPVELAGVTRFVRRSDVRYAEAQGDYVRLHTADAGHLVRMPLSALEQRWADAGFVRVHRSILVSIRHIEELRVVDGRYSVRIGGTDVPVSRRHSRALRDRLLSR, via the coding sequence GTGACCGGTGCCACAGTGGCCGCGTTGCGAGTGTTGATCGTGGACGACGAAGCTCCAGCGCGCGAGGAGCTCGCCTACCTGCTGGCGCGGGACGCGCACGTCGGTGCGGTGTGCGCGGCGGCCGATGCGGCGGACGCGTTGCGCCTGCTCGCGCAGACGCCGTTCGATGTGATCGTCTGCGATATCGCGATGCCCGGTCTCAGCGGCCTGGAGCTGGCGCGGGTGACCACGCATTTCGCCCATCGCCCCAAGATCGTCTTCGTGACCGCGCACGACGAGCACGCCGTGGCGGCCTTCGATCTCGCCGCCGTCGACTACGTCCTCAAGCCCGTGCGCGCCGAGCGGCTGGCGGAGGCGATCCGGCGCGCGGTGGGCTCCGGCGGCCCCGCTCCCGACGACGAGGAGACGGTGCCGGTCGAACTGGCCGGGGTCACTCGCTTCGTGCGGCGGTCGGATGTGCGTTACGCCGAGGCGCAGGGCGATTACGTGCGGCTGCACACCGCCGATGCCGGACATCTGGTGCGGATGCCGTTGTCGGCGCTCGAACAGCGTTGGGCGGATGCGGGTTTCGTGCGCGTCCACCGCAGCATCCTGGTCTCGATCCGGCACATCGAGGAGTTGCGTGTCGTCGACGGCCGGTACAGCGTCCGGATCGGCGGCACAGACGTGCCGGTGAGCAGACGGCACAGCAGGGCCCTGCGCGACCGGCTGCTCAGCCGGTGA
- a CDS encoding DUF4203 domain-containing protein, with protein MSGIVVVLVGVLLCFYGIRSVHLGVVAIGFGIGWLIADLFDVSFWTLLLFGLIGAVVTWVVVSLVFKFASYVIGGLTGAMVGAKLAAVFQPGDKNWALSMIVILAVCVAGAFLADRFRERALLWLTSIGGASMVLSGLGRMSDHLEFLRSPDTGWQEFLATAAWIALSAAGWIVQRHLFAERLGIRHLAVGDDDAGAAAK; from the coding sequence ATGAGCGGCATCGTCGTGGTGCTGGTGGGTGTGCTGCTGTGTTTCTACGGGATCCGGTCGGTCCATCTCGGTGTGGTGGCGATCGGATTCGGTATCGGCTGGTTGATCGCGGATCTGTTCGACGTGTCGTTCTGGACGCTGCTGCTGTTCGGCCTGATCGGCGCGGTCGTCACCTGGGTCGTCGTGTCGCTGGTGTTCAAGTTCGCGTCCTATGTGATCGGTGGCCTGACCGGTGCGATGGTGGGGGCGAAGCTGGCCGCGGTGTTCCAGCCGGGGGACAAGAACTGGGCGCTGAGCATGATCGTGATCCTCGCGGTATGCGTGGCGGGAGCCTTCCTGGCCGACCGGTTCCGCGAGCGCGCGCTGCTGTGGCTGACCTCGATCGGCGGCGCGAGCATGGTGCTCAGCGGACTGGGCCGGATGAGCGATCACCTGGAATTCCTGCGCTCGCCGGACACGGGATGGCAGGAATTCCTGGCCACCGCGGCCTGGATCGCGTTGTCGGCCGCGGGCTGGATCGTCCAGCGTCACCTCTTCGCCGAGCGACTCGGCATCCGGCACCTCGCGGTCGGTGACGACGACGCGGGGGCCGCGGCGAAGTAG
- a CDS encoding cation acetate symporter, translating into MNAAASAAAVAVVASLSVAVGVFGLRTARTTRDFYLASRTVTPRWNAAAVGGEYLSAASFLGVAGLVLAYGYDALWYPVGYTAGYLLLLAVVSAPLRRSGAYTLPDFAEIRMGSRAVRRVAAVLVVVIGWVYLVPQLQGAGLTLAAQTGAPRWLGMVLVGTVVLVAATVAGMRSITFTQALQYWLKFIALLIPAVVLLGVWQHRHDGIGTGYPVAAADITVAIHADETVHLPADRTITVRGSVDGVAANGPVLLTAGDHRLSAGSSVVLRAGDIVPVVDSLPARSNAEWLSPLGSGQRHPLYSVLSLTLGICLGTMGLPHILVRFYTNPDGRDARRTTIIVIVLLSLFYLLPTLLGVFGRHYAADLLVTGDTDATVLLLPERMIGGTAGAALGALVTAGAFAAFLSTASGLTVSVAGVLSQEILREPRFRLRPHRIRAFRAAAVVSVLVPIALASSEVHLGLAAVVGLAFTIAASTFCPLLVLGVWWPRLTVPGALAGLLTGGVLSTTAAVVTLVSGGAGGWSGALLAQPAAWVVPVTFAVMITVSKLTPLRVPGDTHRIMARLHIPDPEPAVNRSSR; encoded by the coding sequence ATGAACGCTGCCGCATCGGCCGCGGCGGTGGCCGTGGTCGCGTCGCTGTCGGTGGCGGTGGGCGTGTTCGGGCTGCGCACGGCCCGCACCACCCGGGATTTCTACCTCGCGTCCCGGACGGTCACCCCGCGCTGGAACGCGGCGGCGGTGGGCGGTGAATACCTTTCGGCGGCATCGTTTCTCGGGGTCGCCGGTCTCGTCCTCGCCTACGGATACGACGCGTTGTGGTACCCGGTCGGCTATACGGCGGGGTATCTGCTGCTGTTGGCGGTCGTCTCCGCTCCGCTGCGCCGTTCGGGCGCCTACACGCTGCCCGATTTCGCGGAGATCCGGATGGGTTCGCGCGCGGTGCGCCGGGTCGCGGCGGTGCTGGTGGTCGTCATCGGCTGGGTGTATCTGGTGCCCCAATTACAGGGCGCCGGACTGACATTGGCGGCGCAGACGGGTGCGCCGCGCTGGCTGGGGATGGTGCTCGTGGGCACGGTCGTGCTGGTGGCGGCGACCGTAGCCGGGATGCGATCGATCACGTTCACCCAGGCTCTGCAGTACTGGCTGAAGTTCATCGCCCTGCTCATTCCCGCGGTCGTGCTGCTGGGAGTGTGGCAGCACCGCCACGACGGGATCGGCACCGGCTATCCGGTCGCGGCGGCCGACATCACCGTCGCGATCCACGCGGACGAAACCGTGCACCTGCCCGCCGACCGGACGATCACCGTGCGGGGGAGTGTCGACGGTGTGGCGGCGAACGGCCCGGTGCTCCTCACCGCCGGTGATCACCGGCTGTCGGCGGGCAGCAGCGTGGTCCTGCGCGCCGGTGACATCGTGCCCGTCGTGGATTCGCTGCCCGCGCGATCCAATGCGGAGTGGCTCAGCCCGCTCGGTTCCGGTCAGCGCCATCCGCTGTACTCGGTGCTGTCGCTCACGCTCGGAATCTGCCTGGGCACCATGGGATTACCGCACATCCTGGTGCGCTTCTACACCAATCCCGACGGCCGCGACGCCCGGCGCACCACCATCATCGTGATCGTGCTGCTGTCGCTGTTCTATCTGCTGCCGACTCTGCTGGGGGTGTTCGGACGCCACTACGCCGCCGACCTGCTCGTCACCGGCGACACCGACGCGACGGTCCTGCTGCTTCCCGAGCGCATGATCGGCGGAACGGCCGGGGCGGCGCTGGGCGCGCTGGTCACCGCGGGGGCGTTCGCGGCATTCCTGTCCACGGCCTCCGGTCTCACCGTGTCGGTCGCCGGGGTGCTGTCCCAGGAGATATTGCGCGAGCCGCGATTTCGCCTGCGCCCGCACCGGATTCGCGCGTTCCGGGCGGCCGCGGTGGTCTCGGTGCTCGTGCCGATCGCGCTGGCCTCGTCCGAGGTGCATCTGGGGCTGGCCGCGGTGGTCGGGCTCGCGTTCACCATCGCCGCCTCGACGTTCTGCCCGCTGCTCGTCCTGGGCGTGTGGTGGCCGCGGCTGACGGTGCCGGGCGCGCTGGCCGGGCTGCTCACCGGCGGCGTGCTGTCCACGACTGCGGCGGTGGTGACCCTGGTGTCGGGCGGCGCCGGAGGCTGGTCCGGTGCGTTGCTGGCGCAGCCCGCGGCCTGGGTCGTCCCGGTGACGTTCGCGGTGATGATCACGGTCTCGAAACTGACGCCGCTGCGCGTGCCCGGTGACACCCACCGGATCATGGCCCGTCTGCACATCCCCGATCCCGAACCCGCCGTGAACCGTTCGTCGCGCTGA
- a CDS encoding nuclear transport factor 2 family protein — MTLPVADRLELSDLVHRYAAGVDARDIDSVVELFTGTARLVMPAPPDVLVPEIRHDGRAGVRAALAALDGVLRTQHAITGEVFTRTGADTATGSISGAAHHWIDKDDRITDVIWYLRYADSYARTEQGWRFAARALSIDAIETRPARQVRR, encoded by the coding sequence GTGACGCTGCCGGTGGCCGATCGGCTGGAACTGTCGGATCTCGTGCACCGCTACGCGGCCGGTGTCGATGCGCGCGATATCGACTCGGTAGTCGAATTGTTCACCGGCACAGCGCGACTCGTCATGCCCGCGCCGCCGGATGTGCTCGTGCCGGAGATTCGTCATGACGGCCGGGCGGGTGTGCGCGCCGCGCTGGCCGCGCTGGACGGCGTGCTGCGGACCCAGCATGCGATCACCGGCGAGGTCTTCACCCGCACGGGCGCGGACACCGCGACCGGTTCGATCTCCGGGGCCGCGCATCACTGGATCGACAAGGACGACCGGATCACCGACGTGATCTGGTATCTGCGGTACGCCGACAGTTATGCGCGTACCGAACAGGGCTGGCGATTCGCGGCGCGAGCGCTGTCGATCGACGCCATCGAGACCCGACCTGCCCGGCAGGTGCGGCGGTGA